A stretch of the Tardiphaga sp. 709 genome encodes the following:
- a CDS encoding LysR family transcriptional regulator encodes MDKLNSLRAFVKVVELGSFSEAGRQLRLSRSAISKYVGELEQDLGVQLLNRTTRHASATENGQAYFERALTILADLDAADQAVAQAQSTPRGLLRVNAPMSFGTLQLGPAIADFMAQCPELQIQLVLSDDQVDPMQGGFDVTLRIADLESSSLIARKIVAIDRVVCASPDYLRQHGTPKLPEDLRSHALLTYGFLLTGNQWKLTGKNGDDHWIQPSWTLCVNNAEVLRDAAIKSRGVALLPTFIAGDALRAGSLRGVLSAYKAPPLTLYAIYPPTRHLAVKVRLFIDFLVARFSGVPEWDKQLKT; translated from the coding sequence ATGGACAAGCTCAACAGCCTGCGCGCCTTCGTCAAAGTCGTCGAACTCGGCAGTTTCTCCGAGGCTGGGCGGCAACTGCGGCTGTCGCGTTCGGCGATCTCCAAATATGTCGGCGAGCTCGAACAGGACCTTGGCGTGCAATTGCTCAACCGCACCACGCGTCACGCCAGCGCGACCGAGAATGGCCAGGCCTATTTCGAACGCGCGCTGACCATTCTGGCCGATCTGGATGCCGCCGATCAGGCGGTGGCGCAGGCGCAATCGACGCCGCGCGGATTGCTGCGCGTCAATGCGCCGATGTCATTCGGCACGCTGCAACTCGGGCCGGCCATCGCCGACTTCATGGCGCAATGTCCGGAGCTGCAAATTCAGCTCGTACTCTCGGACGATCAGGTCGATCCGATGCAGGGTGGCTTCGATGTCACGCTGCGTATCGCCGATCTGGAATCATCCAGCCTCATTGCGCGCAAGATCGTCGCCATTGATCGCGTCGTCTGTGCATCGCCGGATTATCTCAGGCAGCACGGTACGCCAAAGCTGCCGGAAGACCTGCGCAGCCACGCACTTCTGACTTACGGCTTCCTGCTCACGGGCAATCAATGGAAGCTCACGGGCAAGAATGGTGACGATCACTGGATCCAGCCGAGCTGGACGCTCTGCGTCAACAATGCCGAGGTGCTGCGCGATGCCGCCATCAAAAGCAGGGGAGTCGCGCTGCTGCCGACCTTCATTGCCGGCGATGCATTACGTGCAGGATCTCTGCGCGGTGTGCTCAGTGCCTACAAGGCGCCGCCGTTGACGCTCTATGCGATCTATCCACCGACGCGGCATCTCGCCGTGAAGGTGCGGCTGTTCATCGACTTCCTGGTGGCGCGCTTCAGCGGCGTGCCCGAGTGGGACAAGCAACTCAAAACGTAG
- a CDS encoding ring-cleaving dioxygenase produces MSGIHHVTAIAGNALRNFDFYTRALGMRFVKKTVNFDDPGTYHFYYGDETGKPGTILTFFPWEHAAPGRGGVGQTQQTSFRVPARSLGYWTHRFIEKGIAHEALEKRFGEAVLPFTDPDGMSLALVGVAGAENEPGWSNGDVPAEHAIRGFHGVTLLLEKAEKTSAILTDVFGFRETAREGSIIRLSADSVEGGIVDIYEAGGFLPGRQGRGSVHHVAFRAIDDADQQVMANKLVKTHGQQPTEQKDRNYFRSVYFREPGGVLFEIATDIPGFAVDEPVESLGEHLKLPAFLEKHRSEIERVLPVLDIEKVAS; encoded by the coding sequence ATGTCAGGCATCCACCATGTGACCGCAATCGCCGGTAACGCCTTGCGGAATTTCGACTTTTACACCCGCGCGCTGGGCATGCGCTTCGTCAAGAAGACCGTCAATTTTGACGATCCGGGCACCTACCACTTCTATTACGGCGATGAGACCGGCAAGCCGGGCACCATCCTGACCTTCTTCCCGTGGGAGCATGCCGCGCCCGGCCGCGGCGGTGTCGGCCAGACCCAGCAGACCTCGTTCCGGGTCCCTGCCCGCTCGCTCGGCTACTGGACGCATCGCTTCATCGAGAAGGGTATTGCCCATGAGGCGCTCGAAAAGCGCTTCGGCGAAGCCGTACTGCCCTTCACCGATCCGGACGGCATGAGCCTTGCTCTGGTCGGCGTTGCCGGCGCGGAGAACGAGCCCGGCTGGAGCAATGGCGACGTTCCGGCGGAGCATGCGATCCGCGGCTTCCATGGCGTGACGCTGCTGCTGGAGAAGGCCGAAAAGACCAGCGCGATCCTCACCGACGTGTTCGGCTTCAGGGAAACCGCGCGTGAAGGCTCAATCATCCGCCTGAGCGCCGACAGCGTCGAAGGTGGCATTGTCGACATCTACGAAGCCGGTGGTTTCCTGCCGGGACGTCAGGGCCGCGGTTCGGTGCATCACGTCGCCTTCCGCGCCATCGATGATGCCGATCAGCAGGTGATGGCCAACAAGCTGGTGAAGACTCATGGCCAGCAGCCGACGGAGCAGAAGGACCGTAACTACTTCCGCTCGGTCTATTTCCGCGAACCCGGCGGCGTGCTGTTCGAGATCGCCACCGACATCCCCGGCTTCGCCGTGGACGAGCCCGTCGAATCCCTCGGCGAGCATCTGAAGCTGCCCGCGTTCCTCGAAAAGCATCGCAGCGAGATCGAACGCGTGTTGCCGGTGCTCGATATCGAAAAGGTGGCGTCATGA
- a CDS encoding alpha/beta hydrolase, translating to MSNDLSHIHRFVPGNRHEATPLLLLHGTGGDESDLLPLGEAIAPGAALLSPRGQVLEHGMPRFFRRLAEGVFDEDDVVSRANELADFLTEARKRYGLKAPIALGYSNGANIAAAMMLLRPDVLAGGILLRAMVPLREAPAADLAGKPVLIVSGQSDPIIPPSNSQRLAVMLTKAGAHVQHRTLPVGHQLSQADLTIAKEWFGNVEVARQPTSVAV from the coding sequence ATGAGCAATGACCTGTCCCACATCCATCGCTTCGTGCCGGGCAACCGGCACGAGGCAACACCGCTCCTGCTGCTGCACGGCACCGGCGGTGACGAAAGCGATCTGCTGCCGCTCGGCGAGGCGATTGCGCCGGGCGCGGCCCTACTCTCACCGCGCGGCCAGGTGCTGGAGCATGGCATGCCACGCTTCTTTCGCCGGCTCGCCGAAGGCGTGTTCGACGAGGACGACGTGGTCAGTCGCGCCAACGAGCTCGCGGACTTCCTCACCGAAGCACGCAAGCGTTACGGGCTCAAAGCACCCATCGCGCTCGGCTATTCCAACGGCGCCAATATCGCGGCCGCGATGATGCTGTTGCGGCCGGACGTGCTGGCGGGCGGCATCTTGCTGCGGGCGATGGTGCCGTTGCGTGAGGCGCCGGCGGCGGATCTTGCCGGCAAACCGGTCCTGATCGTATCAGGCCAATCCGATCCGATCATCCCGCCGAGCAATTCGCAGCGACTCGCCGTGATGCTGACGAAAGCGGGCGCCCATGTACAGCACCGCACGCTGCCCGTTGGCCATCAGCTCTCGCAGGCGGATCTGACCATTGCGAAAGAATGGTTCGGGAATGTTGAGGTGGCGAGACAGCCAACGAGCGTGGCCGTTTAA
- a CDS encoding thiamine pyrophosphate-binding protein, which produces MTSSSAAVLDHTPASSTVWREVARAIADIGAKRCFGLVGGANFKVTLGLTEFGVEFVAARHEGGAVSMADVAARLTHDLTIVSVTAGPGLTNAITGIGEAAKSDTPLLVLAGDVVLGDKQSAFAFNQSELVHAVGGEWRQIADAQSAYADTWKAASLALRERKPVVLSLPINVQEMQVAATMGKKHLPIMPRVTINPAKLDELVATIRTSKRPLILAGHGAVVADAQPLLVQLADKLGALLATSLQAHGMFSGHPWNLGVAGGFSSKATAELIAQSDMILAFGMSLNMWTTKKGKLISDYAQLVQIDVEKGRIGVHRPVDLELEGDASAVATAVLQAFDKTPPSEAGWRTPEVAAVMTARGNHNLAYDDTSTAEHIDPRTLSKAMDDILPKDRTVVVDGGHFVGWVTRYISAPDHKGWCIPIAFQSIGLGLAGAIGAAVTQPERLTVLAVGDGGFLMSIAELETAVRLKKRICIFIYNDSAYSAEVHHFGPEGYNAGMAQFPVTDFAAIARGYGADGVVVRTLADLDAVKTWVADGAQGVFIVDGRINPKLIADWYSEMFSGANL; this is translated from the coding sequence ATGACATCCTCATCCGCTGCAGTTCTCGACCACACCCCGGCCAGTTCGACCGTCTGGCGCGAGGTCGCACGTGCGATCGCCGATATTGGCGCCAAGCGCTGTTTCGGTCTCGTTGGCGGCGCAAACTTCAAGGTGACGCTCGGCCTCACCGAGTTCGGTGTCGAATTCGTTGCTGCACGCCATGAGGGCGGCGCGGTGAGCATGGCCGATGTGGCGGCGCGTCTGACGCATGACCTGACCATCGTCAGTGTGACGGCGGGGCCGGGTTTGACCAATGCGATCACCGGCATCGGCGAAGCGGCCAAGAGCGACACGCCGTTGCTCGTTCTCGCAGGCGATGTGGTGCTGGGCGACAAGCAGTCGGCATTTGCCTTTAATCAATCCGAACTCGTTCACGCGGTCGGCGGCGAATGGCGGCAGATCGCCGATGCACAGAGCGCTTATGCCGACACCTGGAAGGCGGCGTCGCTGGCGCTGCGCGAGCGCAAGCCGGTCGTGCTCAGCCTGCCGATCAATGTGCAGGAAATGCAGGTCGCGGCGACAATGGGCAAGAAGCATTTGCCGATCATGCCGCGGGTCACGATTAATCCGGCAAAGCTGGACGAACTCGTGGCAACGATCCGGACATCGAAGCGACCGCTGATCCTGGCGGGTCATGGCGCTGTCGTGGCCGATGCGCAGCCGTTACTGGTGCAACTGGCCGACAAACTCGGCGCGCTGCTGGCGACGTCATTGCAGGCGCACGGGATGTTTTCCGGCCATCCGTGGAATCTCGGCGTGGCCGGCGGTTTCTCGTCGAAGGCCACGGCCGAACTGATTGCGCAGAGCGATATGATCCTGGCATTCGGCATGTCGCTGAACATGTGGACCACGAAGAAGGGCAAGCTGATTTCGGATTATGCCCAGCTCGTGCAGATCGACGTCGAGAAGGGCCGCATCGGCGTCCATCGTCCGGTCGATCTCGAACTTGAAGGCGATGCCTCCGCTGTGGCCACTGCCGTGTTGCAGGCGTTTGACAAGACGCCGCCCAGCGAGGCCGGCTGGCGCACGCCAGAGGTTGCCGCGGTGATGACTGCCAGGGGCAATCACAATCTGGCCTATGACGACACCAGCACTGCCGAACACATCGATCCGCGCACGCTGAGCAAGGCGATGGACGATATCCTGCCGAAGGATCGCACCGTCGTTGTCGACGGCGGGCATTTCGTCGGCTGGGTGACGCGTTATATTTCCGCGCCCGACCATAAAGGCTGGTGCATTCCGATCGCGTTCCAGTCGATCGGCCTCGGCCTTGCCGGTGCGATCGGTGCGGCAGTGACGCAGCCGGAGCGGCTGACCGTGCTCGCGGTCGGTGACGGCGGCTTCCTGATGTCGATTGCGGAGCTTGAAACCGCGGTGCGGCTGAAGAAGCGCATCTGCATCTTCATCTATAACGACAGCGCCTACAGCGCTGAAGTGCATCACTTCGGGCCAGAAGGCTACAATGCCGGAATGGCGCAATTCCCGGTCACCGATTTTGCCGCTATCGCGCGCGGCTACGGCGCCGATGGCGTGGTGGTGCGGACGCTCGCCGATCTCGATGCCGTGAAGACTTGGGTCGCCGATGGTGCGCAGGGCGTGTTCATCGTCGACGGCCGGATCAATCCGAAGCTGATTGCGGATTGGTACAGCGAGATGTTCAGCGGCGCGAACCTCTAA
- a CDS encoding class 1 fructose-bisphosphatase, protein MTDHMPLSRYTADYAGQDPLRLAVAAAVDAFAKASIEISDLIGCGALAGITGEAQGAQNADGDVQKDLDVRADEIVRAALKPVSWAALASEEAETADISDSGGLLDIAYDPLDGSSNIETNMTVGTIFSIMPTSKGAIPFTQKGSAQIAAGFVVYGPQTSLVLTLGDGVDIFTLDRTARSYKRIRQRVQIPAECAEYAINASNHRHWEAPVRDFVEECLAGVDGPRGKNFNMRWIAALVAEAYRILIRGGVFLYPSDARKGYADGRLRLVYEAHPMAFIVEQAGGGATTGRTRILDLAPTAIHQRVPLIMGSISKVRRIETMHLDASAGQAQAAAE, encoded by the coding sequence ATGACCGACCACATGCCCCTGTCCCGATATACGGCTGACTATGCCGGACAGGACCCGCTGCGGCTGGCCGTCGCTGCTGCGGTCGATGCCTTCGCCAAGGCCTCCATCGAAATCTCCGACCTGATCGGCTGCGGCGCGCTGGCCGGAATTACCGGCGAGGCGCAGGGCGCGCAGAACGCCGATGGCGACGTGCAGAAGGATCTCGATGTCCGCGCCGACGAGATCGTTCGCGCGGCGCTGAAGCCGGTGTCCTGGGCAGCGCTGGCCTCCGAGGAAGCCGAGACAGCGGATATCAGTGATAGCGGCGGGTTGCTCGACATCGCCTATGACCCGCTCGATGGTTCGTCGAATATCGAAACCAATATGACGGTGGGCACGATCTTCTCGATCATGCCGACCTCGAAGGGCGCGATCCCATTCACGCAAAAAGGCAGCGCACAGATTGCTGCCGGCTTCGTTGTCTACGGCCCGCAGACATCGCTGGTCCTCACGCTCGGTGATGGCGTCGATATCTTCACGCTCGATCGCACAGCAAGAAGCTACAAGCGCATTCGCCAGCGCGTGCAGATCCCGGCCGAGTGCGCGGAATATGCGATCAACGCGTCCAACCATCGCCACTGGGAAGCGCCGGTGCGCGACTTTGTCGAGGAGTGCCTCGCCGGCGTCGATGGCCCGCGTGGCAAGAATTTCAACATGCGCTGGATTGCAGCCCTGGTCGCCGAGGCCTATCGCATCCTGATCCGCGGCGGCGTGTTTCTCTATCCGTCCGATGCGCGCAAGGGCTATGCCGATGGCCGGCTGCGTCTCGTCTATGAAGCGCATCCCATGGCCTTCATCGTCGAACAGGCCGGCGGCGGCGCGACCACGGGCCGTACCCGTATTCTCGATCTTGCGCCGACGGCAATCCATCAGCGCGTGCCGTTGATCATGGGTTCGATCAGCAAGGTGAGACGTATCGAGACCATGCATCTCGATGCCAGCGCGGGACAAGCGCAAGCTGCAGCAGAATAA
- a CDS encoding LysR family transcriptional regulator has protein sequence MTKRFRDISIRQLRALAAVAASGSITAAALKMRLTQPAVTLQLRNLQGLAGLPLIQRTGDGMVLTDAGREVLALSERIEAAMAACATSLDMMAGKTGGRISIGAVSTAKYFVPFAISAFAKLHPKIEILLTVGNREETIAGLRSYDLDIAIMGRPPVGIDMDVNLIGDHPHVIIAPSDHRLASKARLSMSDLAGETFLTREPGSGTRGLMEQLFESAGLRATIGMEMDSNETIKQAVMAGLGIAFISAHTVATELEQRRLVMLDVIGLPIIRQWFVLNRKDKVLLPPAQAMRAFLAAQGAQFLPATEAGKSAPARRKSRSRAAL, from the coding sequence ATGACGAAGCGCTTCCGCGACATCTCGATCCGCCAGCTGCGTGCACTGGCCGCCGTCGCCGCCAGCGGCAGCATTACGGCGGCAGCTTTGAAGATGCGCCTGACACAGCCGGCTGTCACCTTGCAACTGCGCAACCTGCAAGGCCTCGCCGGCCTGCCGCTGATCCAGCGCACCGGCGACGGAATGGTCCTGACCGATGCCGGCCGCGAGGTGTTGGCGCTGTCGGAACGGATCGAGGCGGCGATGGCCGCCTGCGCAACATCGCTGGACATGATGGCCGGCAAGACCGGCGGGCGCATTTCCATCGGCGCCGTCAGCACCGCGAAATACTTCGTGCCCTTCGCCATCTCCGCCTTCGCGAAGCTCCATCCCAAGATCGAGATCTTGCTGACGGTCGGCAATCGCGAGGAGACCATCGCAGGTCTGCGCAGCTACGATCTCGATATCGCGATCATGGGCCGGCCGCCCGTCGGGATCGACATGGATGTGAACCTGATCGGCGATCATCCGCATGTGATCATCGCACCGAGCGATCATCGCCTCGCGAGCAAGGCGCGCCTCTCTATGAGCGATCTTGCAGGCGAGACTTTCCTGACGCGTGAGCCCGGCTCGGGCACGCGCGGGTTGATGGAGCAATTGTTCGAGAGCGCAGGCTTGCGTGCCACGATCGGTATGGAGATGGACAGCAATGAGACCATCAAACAGGCCGTGATGGCCGGGCTCGGCATCGCCTTCATCTCCGCGCATACGGTGGCCACCGAACTGGAGCAGCGGCGACTGGTGATGCTGGATGTGATCGGCCTGCCGATCATCCGGCAATGGTTCGTGCTCAACCGCAAGGACAAGGTGCTGCTGCCGCCGGCGCAGGCAATGCGCGCATTCCTCGCCGCTCAGGGCGCGCAGTTCCTGCCTGCGACGGAAGCCGGCAAATCTGCGCCGGCGCGCCGCAAGTCTCGTAGCCGCGCAGCGCTATAG
- a CDS encoding biliverdin-producing heme oxygenase gives MPAVSADSTAPVSVVTALYLGTKVLHTEAERSGIIKDMLRGDVSRKGYVLLQRNLLAAYQALEAGLESHRDTPVLAALAQYRLDRASAMQADLNVLCDGDFSAVPMLPAGEAYAKRIVDAAKGDGELLIAHAYTRYLGDLSGGQILKRLLAKKPGLAPEELSFYDFPAYADLAALKSDYRTALDEAGKLAKNPQAIIDEGSVAFQLNTDLSWAVQGAIEQAPSAA, from the coding sequence ATGCCTGCTGTCTCGGCAGATAGCACTGCGCCCGTCAGCGTCGTGACCGCCCTTTATCTCGGCACCAAGGTGCTTCACACCGAAGCCGAGCGCTCCGGCATCATCAAGGACATGTTGCGCGGTGACGTCAGCCGCAAGGGCTATGTCCTGCTGCAACGAAACCTGCTGGCCGCCTATCAGGCGCTGGAAGCCGGACTTGAGAGCCATCGCGACACGCCTGTGCTCGCCGCACTCGCCCAGTATCGGCTCGATCGCGCATCGGCGATGCAAGCCGATCTCAATGTGCTGTGCGATGGCGATTTTTCTGCTGTGCCGATGCTGCCTGCTGGCGAAGCCTATGCCAAGCGCATCGTGGATGCCGCCAAGGGCGACGGCGAATTGCTGATTGCCCATGCCTATACGCGCTATCTCGGCGATCTCTCCGGCGGCCAGATTCTCAAGCGTCTGCTCGCCAAGAAGCCCGGCCTCGCGCCGGAGGAATTGTCGTTCTACGACTTCCCGGCCTATGCCGATTTGGCAGCGCTGAAGTCGGACTATCGCACCGCGCTCGATGAAGCCGGCAAGCTTGCCAAGAATCCGCAGGCGATCATCGATGAAGGCTCGGTCGCGTTCCAGCTCAACACGGATCTGTCCTGGGCCGTGCAGGGTGCGATCGAACAGGCGCCGAGCGCAGCCTGA